In the genome of Vicinamibacteria bacterium, one region contains:
- a CDS encoding copper oxidase has protein sequence MTFTRRRYLLGCALTAGSAFLDRLGRGAGSRALAQEDPHAGHDRPGGSEASVPSRATGPRPGRLPYTPVVTPNGASLPWVMKDGAKEFHLIAEPVKREFAPGMVVNCWGYNGLTPGPTIEAVEGDRVRILVTNRLPEHTGIHWHGIFLPNGMDGVAGLNQPPIEPGETYSYEFTLRQHGTYMYHPHADETVQMALGMMGFFIIHPKQPPDPPIDRDFCIFAHEWLVEPGTYTPNPSVMTDFNIFTFNSRAFPGTAPLVARRGDRVRLRFANVSMDSHPLHVHGHRFWVVETDGGQIPKTAQWPETTVDVAPGTTRAVEFVAEVPGDWILHCHKTHHAMNAMNHAIPNMIGIDRPAVERSIGALIPGYTAMGSDGMAEHASHAEHARGVENTLPMMTGTGPFGNIEMGGMFTVVKIREGITSYEDPGWYEQPKGTRAFKVDGPPKDAAKPAHEHHHEAPPPPGGKGP, from the coding sequence GTGACGTTCACGAGGAGGCGATACCTGCTCGGATGCGCCCTCACCGCGGGCTCGGCGTTCCTGGATCGCCTGGGCCGCGGCGCGGGGAGCCGCGCGCTGGCCCAGGAGGATCCGCATGCCGGCCACGATAGGCCCGGCGGGTCCGAGGCGTCGGTGCCCTCCCGGGCGACCGGACCCCGCCCCGGCCGGCTGCCCTACACGCCGGTCGTCACCCCCAACGGCGCAAGCCTGCCCTGGGTGATGAAGGACGGGGCCAAGGAATTCCACTTGATCGCGGAGCCGGTCAAGCGCGAGTTCGCGCCGGGCATGGTCGTGAACTGTTGGGGCTACAACGGCCTCACGCCGGGGCCCACGATCGAGGCCGTGGAGGGCGACCGCGTGCGCATCCTGGTCACCAACAGGCTACCGGAGCACACGGGCATCCATTGGCACGGGATCTTCCTGCCCAATGGCATGGACGGCGTGGCCGGCCTCAACCAGCCCCCGATCGAGCCCGGGGAGACCTACTCCTACGAGTTCACGCTCCGGCAGCACGGCACGTACATGTACCACCCGCACGCCGACGAGACCGTGCAGATGGCGCTGGGGATGATGGGCTTCTTCATCATCCATCCCAAACAGCCGCCCGACCCCCCGATTGACAGGGACTTCTGCATCTTCGCCCACGAGTGGCTGGTGGAGCCCGGGACCTACACCCCGAACCCGAGCGTCATGACGGACTTCAACATCTTCACCTTCAACAGCCGGGCCTTCCCGGGAACGGCCCCCCTGGTGGCGCGACGGGGCGACCGGGTGCGGCTGCGCTTTGCGAACGTCAGCATGGACAGCCACCCCCTGCATGTCCACGGGCATCGCTTCTGGGTCGTGGAGACCGACGGCGGCCAGATCCCGAAGACCGCCCAGTGGCCGGAGACCACGGTCGACGTGGCTCCGGGCACGACCCGCGCCGTCGAGTTCGTGGCCGAGGTGCCCGGGGACTGGATCCTGCACTGCCACAAGACCCACCACGCCATGAACGCCATGAACCACGCGATCCCCAACATGATCGGGATCGACCGCCCCGCCGTCGAGCGAAGCATCGGCGCGCTCATCCCCGGCTATACCGCGATGGGCTCGGACGGCATGGCCGAGCACGCCAGCCACGCCGAGCACGCGCGGGGCGTCGAGAACACCCTGCCCATGATGACCGGCACCGGCCCCTTCGGAAACATCGAGATGGGAGGGATGTTCACGGTGGTCAAGATCCGGGAGGGGATCACGAGCTACGAGGACCCTGGTTGGTACGAGCAGCCGAAGGGCACCCGTGCCTTCAAGGTGGACGGCCCCCCTAAGGACGCGGCCAAGCCGGCGCACGAACATCACCACGAGGCGCCACCACCGCCCGGCGGGAAGGGGCCGTGA